One Pseudomonas sp. C27(2019) DNA window includes the following coding sequences:
- a CDS encoding ABC transporter permease has protein sequence MKPLRLYSIALFVLFICAWQWLGSSMSELVLPTPSVVFPLLWNGLSNGYFTPHIVQTALEVVFGLLIGSIFGVAMGVLMAEIQWLGRVLSPYIIASQAVPKLALAPLFVLWFGFGMTSKIIITALICFFPLLEATMTAIRQTNKDKQNLFRVLQASRWQTLIYLKIPEGIPGIMSGFRVAVILALVGAVVGEFIGANKGLGALIIASQGMMDTPLMFAVLILLTAFGMLLYGVVNLVEKRLLKKYLYHGEKDDE, from the coding sequence ATGAAGCCTTTGCGTCTGTATTCAATCGCTCTGTTCGTGCTGTTTATCTGTGCTTGGCAGTGGCTGGGTAGCAGCATGTCAGAGTTGGTCTTGCCGACACCCTCGGTGGTTTTCCCGCTGTTGTGGAACGGATTGAGCAACGGCTACTTTACCCCGCATATCGTGCAAACCGCGCTAGAAGTCGTGTTCGGCTTGCTGATCGGCAGCATCTTTGGCGTGGCTATGGGTGTTTTGATGGCAGAGATACAGTGGCTGGGGCGGGTGCTTTCACCTTATATCATTGCCAGCCAAGCGGTGCCAAAGCTGGCATTAGCGCCATTGTTCGTTTTATGGTTTGGCTTTGGCATGACTTCTAAAATTATTATTACCGCATTGATTTGTTTTTTTCCTTTGCTTGAAGCCACTATGACCGCCATTCGTCAGACCAACAAAGACAAGCAAAATCTATTTAGAGTCTTGCAAGCATCACGCTGGCAGACGCTGATTTACTTAAAAATACCCGAAGGCATTCCCGGCATTATGAGCGGCTTTCGGGTGGCGGTTATTTTAGCTTTAGTCGGTGCGGTGGTGGGTGAGTTTATCGGCGCGAATAAAGGCTTAGGTGCACTGATTATCGCCTCGCAAGGCATGATGGATACGCCGTTAATGTTTGCTGTGTTAATTTTACTGACTGCTTTTGGCATGCTGCTGTATGGCGTGGTCAATTTGGTTGAAAAACGATTATTAAAAAAATACCTGTACCACGGGGAAAAAGATGATGAGTAA
- a CDS encoding ABC transporter ATP-binding protein has protein sequence MASLQIKQVTYSYAGQKPTLLDISWEVKRGEFHCLVGRSGCGKTSLLNVASGLLLPEQGAVSINGQPLTGPISDAGFVFQTPTLLEWKTVLENVLFPIEIKRKSTQQEQQRAIALLTLMKIEACKDHFPQQLSGGQQSRVAIARALIKNPPFLFMDEPFAALDALTREELQDDLLALCADHQMTVLFITHDIAEAVYLSDRVAVMDAGQIVADQSIDLPQPRIMQMRYSPAFNQFSQVIRTALEGNTRT, from the coding sequence ATGGCGAGCTTACAAATCAAGCAGGTGACCTACAGCTATGCAGGGCAAAAGCCGACGCTGCTGGATATCAGTTGGGAGGTTAAACGTGGTGAGTTCCATTGCTTGGTTGGGCGCAGTGGCTGCGGCAAAACCTCTTTGTTGAATGTCGCGTCGGGCTTGCTGTTGCCTGAGCAAGGCGCGGTATCAATCAATGGGCAGCCACTGACAGGGCCAATCAGCGATGCGGGCTTTGTTTTTCAGACACCCACGCTATTGGAGTGGAAGACGGTACTGGAAAATGTGCTGTTTCCCATAGAGATTAAGCGTAAAAGCACCCAGCAGGAGCAACAACGGGCCATTGCTTTGCTGACCTTGATGAAAATTGAGGCCTGTAAAGATCACTTTCCACAGCAATTATCCGGTGGTCAGCAAAGTCGCGTGGCGATTGCCCGCGCGCTCATTAAAAACCCGCCATTTCTGTTTATGGACGAGCCGTTTGCCGCGCTGGATGCGCTAACCCGAGAAGAGTTGCAGGATGACTTATTGGCTTTGTGTGCTGATCATCAGATGACGGTGCTGTTTATTACCCACGATATTGCCGAGGCGGTGTATTTATCAGACCGCGTGGCGGTGATGGATGCAGGGCAAATAGTTGCTGATCAATCCATCGACCTGCCCCAGCCGCGCATCATGCAAATGCGCTACAGCCCAGCGTTTAATCAGTTCAGTCAGGTGATTCGCACCGCATTGGAAGGGAATACGCGTACATGA